A window of Xenopus laevis strain J_2021 chromosome 1L, Xenopus_laevis_v10.1, whole genome shotgun sequence genomic DNA:
TTACTGCATTCTGCCATAAAACTGGTCAGATGGAAGCTACTATATTGAGGCACAGGACCTTCTGGCTATTAAGAGAGTAGCCACTGTCAGTGGGGACAGTCTTTTTTtacagggttaaaggagaaggaaaggttaaaactaagtaagctttatcagaaaggtctatataaatacaccagtaaatccccaaagtaatgttgctctgagtcctctgtcaaaagaaactgcatttctttccttctattgtgtactcatgggcttctgtatcagacttcctgttttcagcttaaacctccagggcagggcttgagcatgctcagtttgctcctctccccctccctgctgtaatccaagcccagagctatgagtgagcagggaaaaactcaggcaggaagtaatgtcacaccaagctaatatggcagctcctatcctaaacaaacagagagttctagagctgtttactcaggtatggtgacgcattctgcagaataaatattgttatagcttgcactattgtggctaatctattggcaataaactgcttccatagctttccttctcctttaaaggaaaactaatttCCCTTAGTCAACATAGCTCCCTGCACAGGCCCGCCTCCTGATCCACTGCAAGCTTGCTTCCCAAAATTCTGCCTTAGGAAGACAGGTAGGTACCAAGGAGGATTTTGGGGAGTGAGGTTGCAGCTGTTTGGGAGGGGGGCTAGCCCTCTTTTAAATATGTGTCGCTGTTACAAAACAACCTGAAGTTTGGCCCCACTTGCACCAGCAATCCACATCCAATTTGTTAATGGAACTTACAACAGAAGTGAGAAAAGGAATGTAATCAGGTGTGTGTGGGGAGATGACTGCTGCCATTATTTTTCACATTCCAGGGATTTCTTGCACGGGTTTATTGTGAGCGTATGCACAGTACTATAAGACCATCTCCTAGTACCAGAGatgtttggttttcattttttattatttgcggtttttaagttatttagcttttgattcagcagctctcctgtttgcaatgtcatctggttgctaaggtcaaaatTACCCAAGCAACATGCACTGacataaataagagactggactatgaataggagaggcctgaatagagatatgagcaataaaaagtagcaacaacaatacatttgtagccttacagagcacttgtttttagatggggtcaatgacccctatttgaaagctggaaagagacagaagaagaaggcaattaattaaaaaacgataaataaataatgaagaccaattgaaaagttgcttagaactggccattctagaacatacttaaagttaactttaaggtggaCCACACCTTTAACCCCTGTTTTCTCCATACATCTATAACATCTGCAACACTGGCAGTCATTTCCCTTTTGAATCTTAAAGGGATCAATGAGATCTGTATACTGTGTCTTGGTCTAATCTGTATTACCTTGTTGAGGACAGGTTTGGTTGAAAGCATATCATAGATGGTTCCAAACGAGATGTTCTGTAAAACGATAAAGTAAAATGCCATTGGTACAAGATTTTATCCATGGAAAGCAAAATGACATTTACTATGAAGCACATTAAGACCCACTCGTGCagcttatttatagggatgcaccgaatccacttttttggatttggccgaacccccgaatcctttgtgaaagaatgcaaaaccctaatttgcatatgctaattaggggtgggaaggggaaaacattttttacatccttgttttgtgacaaaaagtcacgcaatttccctcctgcccctaatttgcataggcaaattaggattcggttcggccgggcagaaggattcggccgaatcccaaacccgaatcctggattcggtgcatccctacttatttatatgtgtatagcTGTGATACAGAGgtaaaaagactatatggcagaggttaaatagtggataacagataacattatgttctacagagcttatctgctgtgtaacctgagccttttctcctttgaatggttgcccccattgctacacagcagcttatttatataaactatagtagtgttcctgaagcaaacacagcagttttaccaatgcagggcaacactgcattatatttgtattacttttcattttttatccacAGACCACCTGTATAGGTTTCTTTTGGTTCTGCCCAGTGCACTTGCTAGTTAGTACAGGGTGACAGAATGCAATTAGATCTCTCCAATTACTCACAGCTAACCCAGAGTATGTCAGGGGGGACTAGCTGATAGAATGCTTTGCTCTCTGTTGGAAACAGAGTTtccgaatattgtatgaaacagaAAACGACACAAcacaatttgaaattgaaaacGTTACAACTGTATTATAAATAGCACATAACGTGATGACCATATACTGCACTTTTCAATTTGCCCAGGGCATTCTACTATTGATTTTATAATTACACAGTGTGAATACAATAAGGACAAGTGAATCTCAAATGGCAATATGTATCAAAGGGTGATATTTAAGATTACTGCAATTCACTTAAGTTATCTTCCCTTACGGGCATATTTCTAAATAGAAAGAACTCTTTTATAGAAGGGAAAGGAGAGGGTTTCCTCTGCTGAACTCTATTTCCATAGTTTGAAATAAGAAATTATTGATAATGTGCACCATTTACCTGTTGGGAGGTTCTTCGCATGCATTTCATTGCTGGGTCCCTTCTGTTATCAATTGGTAGTGGCGCCTTCCAGTGGTCATAGTTTGTTTCCAGGACGTACCATGTTCCATTTTTTAAATCCAGCCTTAAAGATAATTTGggttaaggctacaaattaatgcatttaactttttgtttgtcCATACTAATGTAATCCATTGAATACTCACTCCCAGATATCAAGGCAGGCTGCCCTGGAACGTGTGATCACACAACCCTCTTCGGATTTGTTGCCTCCCAATATGAAATATGCTGGAGCCAGCAACTTTGTTTTGGATAAAAGAGTTTTAGCTTCCTCGTAACTGCAGAGCAGATAAAATACTTAATAAGAAGTGCTTCACAACTGAACCACAATATTTTTGAAGGAGAACTTAAGACTGGTAACAAATTAGAGTAAATATGCCGAAATGCATCTTGGAGGCgtttgaaaaatttaagtgaATTGGTTTTTTTTGACAAGAAAAGGCTTTAGAATCCACTCTTCCCTCCAGAACGCAGCACAGTGTATTTATAAGTGCTGGAAGGGGCCCTTATGCATAGACTTCCGATTGCAAATGCTTCTAGTTTAGGAAACTAGCAGCAATCTTTGACCTATGCGGTTTAGTTAAattcatatttactttttttttttaccagcattCAGTTACTTTTTAAGTTTGATGAACAATGTAAACTCTCATGCCTTGTTGCATTTTCTAGCACACTTCTAGTCAGAAAGCTCATCCACATGCCATCCCGCTTTCCAAGGATCCATTCAAGGACTCCTGTGtatggaaaaacaaaacaaaatcaaactgGGACTCAAATGTGCTGCAGCCAAAGAAAAAGACAATGGCAGTAAATGACTTACCAATGTAACCACCATCAATACTGAAGCGCTCATTCATTGTAAGAGAAAAGATGCCctaggaaaaaatattaaaatgtttacatatatatatatatatatatatatatatatatatatatatatatatatatatatatatatatatatatattttttttttttttccagtgtttcGGCTCCTATACTAGAGCCGTCTTCCTAAAGACGGCTCtagtatagaagccgaaacgttgaaataaactacaatctttttgttttgcattaaagtcctgtgagtttggtttgttttttgtacagtatctaaccagcacccaggcaggtGTTGATTTTCGGTTTCAGATTGCACCAGCCTAGACTCGTGCGTGTTTGTACACACAAtgcatacagtatttgcatttaaTGCAACAAATGTTAATATTATCGCActcatctgtgtgtgtgtgtgtgtatatacacagtaCTGTGGTTTCCAAAGTACTTATGCTAAACTTGATTTGGAAATCCCAAGTTTTAGCATCTCTGTATAAATTCAAGGCATCAAAGCATTTCATACACTCAAGAAACACTTACAGGTTTCATTCCAGTTAGCATCCCAACATATCCAGCAAAGCTTGTGGACACAAAAACCGTTTTGCCATTTCTCTGGAAGTCCACATTAACAACCAATGGCCTTAATAACTGTGTGACCATCCATGAATTGTTCTTCACATCccatctaaatataaaaatagagaaAGTGGAAACAAGGTTCGTGTTGGGTTTATTAGTtagctttaaagggaaacaaaaatgGATCCCACCCCAGACTCCCAGCAATTGCCGCTACTCATGTCATGcctgtcctttaaagggatactgtcatgtttttttccaaaacacatcagttaatagtgctgctccagcagaattctgcactgaaatcctttttttaaagaagcaaatagatttttgtacatttaattttgaaatttggcatggggctagacatattgtcagtttcccaggagccctcaggtcatgtgacttatgctctgataaacttcagtctatctttactgctacactgaaagttggagtgataataCATTCTCCCTCCCTACCCcccccaacagaacaatgggcagctaagcagatagcagctacctgacatcTCTGCTGAAGTATTTATTTGTACTGCTAAAATTGCTCCCTGGTAgagggtgctattctcatgtctgcCACTAGGCACTGCAAACAAGACCCATGTCATGGTATACTACAATGGAAAggagggagaaacaatagctgtctcaaaagCAGTTCCACCCTTAAGTGATgtctccttctcaaagctcaggatcaagcacaatgtactgACATGggtgcctccacaccaatattacagctaaaaaaattaatttgttgacCGGTCATTCTAAGAAATAATTCTTTATTATCATGTTAATTTCATAATTCTTTATTATCAtgttagctgagcaaaataaactttacttacactatatgtattagttaaattttgttttcttcagtcttagaattacactatcacagctagggttgccaccttttctggaaaaaacatacCGCTCttcctatatatgtattttttttcctattaataacactgggatcaaccatcatttctaccagccaggccggtaaaataccagccaggtggcaaccgtaatcACAgcaattttgtggacaatgttattaaaataGAGCAGACAAGTAAGTGCGACCTGAATTGACTACAATAaattttgtatcaccccaaaatcttatgtatgtaccagaatgggggaaaTAATGCCCATGCGCAGTGCCTTATGTAACTATAGACCCTGAGGAGGGAAGGGcaataggaagtgctgaattgaaagtgaaagtaattcgctgcccctcctctatgcctcaggcgtAGAGGCGGGGaatataatatttgattgacagctcaaatatttaaatacctttataacaggtaaagatggtttaataaaaaaagaatttgtgtttcatgtttaatttgcaaaggactttcattatgcagctttttatgtgtaggtgacaggtccgctttaaagaatacaattttaaatagtagagtgaattatttgcaatgcaaacagtgtaatctagaaataaaaagtaagccataaaaataatgacagaatccatttaaaaatTAGTTGAGCAGCAGAGTGGCTTCAGGTCACCTTCTGTTAGATGCACAGAAAGGGTTACCActcagccggtattttaccggcctggccgctaaaacacctgccaaggccggggccggtattacaaatttaccggcagtgtagttgccggtaatttgtaatacccttaagaaaaagcccgcccccaatttgctcagtacttacctttttttttccaggtttctGTCCATCGCGCGTGTTGCTCTGCCCCCTTTTGCGACACTGTACATAACTCCGCCCACTTTTACGCCACGGCCTACTCCTTTTTGTTCCCaaccccccaccggccggtaaatttttttagaaaaggtggtaaccctatgcaCAGACAGACTAACTCGTGGCACAGGGTCAGACAGGGGACGGTGGCCATTGCAGGGAGagtttcattcttctttaagatGTTTTGGTTTTGGAGCAAAGGCCCTCATATGGCCTTGGTGTGGAGACAGTGCTGGTGAAATGAACACTATTTGATGAATAAATGTCACTGGCCAGTGATATACATAAAGCAGATGAATAATACAGCGATAATTAGCAGCACAGGCTGTAACATGGAGCTTTTCTGTGTCGTAATCAGTGCCCATCAagctaataaatataataatagacCTAGATGTGTTTGCATAGCGAGTTCAACGTCAAGCAATGGTTAATCCTGCTTATATACCAACAAGTCACAGAAACCCACCCACAGAACAGATCAACTCACccaagaaataatccaaaatcCAGATTTCTGGCATGATATAACTTTCCtacaaaagtaaaaacaaaataaaatagcaaaGAGAGAGAGTATGAGCAGagggaaaataaaacattaacattgcctaaaacaacacaaaaactatGATCTTACCAGATTTATCCTCTGCCACAACAGAAGTACACACTGTGAAGACttcataaaatatgttaaatagcATCACCTCccctggggggaaaaaaatggagaaaCAGAATTAGTAAGAAACAGCATTATGCAGTGCTGTAGAGTATACAGTGGGTTTACATGCACACAAAGTAAGGATGCATAGAATACagaattcagttcaggattcagcctaatACTAGCGCTGTTTGCAAGATTTGGATCATGTCAAATTGTATGCGTTCAGCTGAACCTAATCTGAACCCATGTGTCTTGAGAGAACTCTGGGACAACGGAATGCCGACATCTTTTGATCAAAATGTTAAAGTAGTGTCTGGAGGTAAAAGGGTAAATAATACTGGGAACCCCCACTCCAGTTCTGGTCTTTGATCTAGCAATCTGCACTGTATATAAAAGCCAGTCTGGCTCTTATCCTACCACCATCTATGCAGTCCAATATTAACCCTATTCTTGTCTCACGGAGTATCAATATATTGATGTATAGAATATACAGCATGTAGGCTTCCGTAGGCTCCGATTCATGCTGTATATtctaccttaaaggataagtaaacctttaaaataagtaaatataaaattgatgagggtgcaattctaagcacttttgcaatgtagcaaatttagtatttatttatttttaattccaaggtattaaagaaacagtaacaccaaaaaattaaagtgttttaaattaatgaaaatatcatgtacagttgtcctgcacaggtaaaactgatctgtttgctacagaaacactactatagttcatataaacaagctgctgagtagcaatgacagaaattgaaaaaaaaaggctttatggcacaggttaaatagtggataacagataacattatgttctactgagcttatctgctgtgtaacctgggccttttctcctttgaatagctgcccccattgcgacacagcaacttatttatataaacaataggagaacagcggaaaagatcattggagTCTCACTTCCCGCCATCATGGTTACTTTCCACGCCCTCTGTTTACAGAAGGCTACCATCAtggtcagggatagcacccaccctgcacacaaTCTCTTTTCcctacaacagtgccacctgctgagCATTTTcccgaccattctgaccaccaagtaatcAAGgatgttgtcaggagaaagaaagcggctgctctggtgttcttctggaaagatgtgagaaaggtttctaattttttcctaatCAAAAGAATATCAGACCAGCCTTTCTCCTGACAacgtccttgactacttggtggtcagaatggttggacaatgaccagcaggtgacgctgttgtaacaaaattaattcatgttaataGAACATGTGTCCCTTAATACCTAGGAATGCTTTCCTGTATATTGGCTTAATGGAAAATAGCAACTCCCTCTGTAGCTGACACACCAgaataaaatgagggaaatgctTTCAAGTTTAGACTGAATGAgtacacattttattatttcacaaCAGCAGCACATCACCATACCTAACGGCAGCCCAGAGGCATCAGCGATTCCTTTAATCTCTTCACCAAATGGACAAGGAAGTGTTCCAATAAGGAGAGGCTGAAAAACAAACATGTCACTTAATCCCTAAACCCATAATGAGTAATTCCAAGTGTTCTCCAATGGAGAAGTACCCTGTTTGTTTAACACTCAATCTGGAATGGGTTTAACACTCACTCTAATACAAGGAATGGTTGTCCTAAGTTAAATTATGAAAGCATTTACATAGGGTCTACTCAGGCAAACAACTTCCTTTTACACAAGTGTTATGTTCAAGAGGTTGAAGATGTGGGGATGGGGCTGCTCTATGACGACGCACTGATACAAAAGCAGACTGTTGTGCTAAATGTGGTACAGAGATATGATTTCTGGTTTTTAATGCAGAAAAACTGTCCCGTAATTCTTTTACATTATTCATTTGCTCTTTGAAACAACAAGACTTACATTGTGCTCCTCATGTGATTTGTTGCTCAATCGAGCTGAAGAAATTCCCTTTATTAGTCACACAAGTTTTTATTCAGTTCCACAAAAACTCTGATCACTATCCGCAGCAAACACACTAATCCATTCCAAAGCTGCCTATTGCATAAAGTGCTAAGGACAATGTCAAAAGAATCCTTTTGAGAATCACAATGAGAAGGCCCCTAGTTAAAAACATGCAATGAAAGTTATTTTACAATATACTTACCAGTTTTGTATCTACCAGCTTGATTATCTTTTCACTTGGGAAGAATGACGTTGCCAGATCTTTAATAGCCTGGATTAAAATGCTTAGCTGCACAACAGGAacagaaatgtttaaaatatatgtttagttACGGTTTCAGTAATATTAGAATAAAAACTGTACAGGGTGATGGGTTGTTGAACAGTGTTGCtgaacataaaatacatttggcAATGCAAGACGCACACTCACACCCACACTTTGGGCCGTGGCGGGGATTCTAAAAGGGTGACTAAAGAATAGCAATCGGTGTTTTTGATTATTTAGCTTTGAGTTCAGCtgctagctggttgctagggtccaattcactctagaaaccaggcagtgacATGAATGAACGACTGAAAGatgtataggagagggccagaataaaaagataagtaataaccaGTAACAAGAACAACAACAGAGCTTGCAGAGCAGTaggtttgaaatttgaaaaagagGAATGCAAAATGTGAATGCACGAGTTTAAGTCATTTAAGATGCCTACGGATAGTATATGTGTGTTGTTCAAGGGCTTTCATTACCAATTATACTGCGGCCATATATTTTTGTCTAAACACACGTGTAAATGCCTTACACCACTATAAATATCATTGTGGCCTCAGTAGAGCTTAGAATcaattgcagtacaggtatgggatccgttattaggaaacccgttatccagaaagggccggattacggaatggccgtctcccattttatccaaataatccaattttttaaaaaaatattttctttttctgtgttataataaaacagtaccttgtacttgatccaaactaagttataatgaatccttattggaggcaaaaccagactattgggtttatttaatgtttacatgattttctagtagacttaaggtatgaagatccaaattacagaaacatccattatccgaaaaacctcaggtcccgagcattctgtataacaagtcccaCGCCTGTAAAAGTATAATTCCGGTGTGTATTTTCCTTCTTTAGGGCTTGTACAAGTGCTTAAACCTGTGTTCTGTTTTATAGTGCTCATCCCCAGGGGAGTGCGGGAAGGAACTCAtcttattcatttaaaggggcccATACTGACACAGGTGCAGAATACAGGTGTAAATGAATAAGACGTGTTCCTTCCTGCACTCCCTTGCGGTTGAGCACTTTAAAACAGAACGCAGGTTTAAGCACTCGTATGTTCAAAACCTTAGGCAGTCCTCTCTTAACTATGCCCACAACAGACAACATAGCACAAAGCTTAGTAAAGGTTTCTGTGGTGAGGAACAACACAATAACTTCTTGTGTGTCTGTAATTTTCACTATTACTCACTGCTGTTTTCTTTTCACTTATAAGCTTTTGCCACCGTTCCTGTGGTGCCTGGTCCAGATTTACAGTATACCAAGATACAT
This region includes:
- the asah1.L gene encoding N-acylsphingosine amidohydrolase (acid ceramidase) 1 L homeolog precursor (The RefSeq protein has 1 substitution compared to this genomic sequence) produces the protein MSALPLRLLLCFVVASLSGLAQDVPPYTEDCRSGTYPPSGPTFKGNVSWYTVNLDQAPQERWQKLISEKKTALSILIQAIKDLATSFFPSEKIIKLVDTKLPLLIGTLPCPFGEEIKGIADASGLPLGEVMLFNIFYEVFTVCTSVVAEDKSGKLYHARNLDFGLFLGWDVKNNSWMVTQLLRPLVVNVDFQRNGKTVFVSTSFAGYVGMLTGMKPGIFSLTMNERFSIDGGYIGVLEWILGKRDGMWMSFLTRSVLENATSYEEAKTLLSKTKLLAPAYFILGGNKSEEGCVITRSRAVCLDIWELDLKNGTWYVLETNYDHWKAPLPIDNRRDPAMKCMRRTSQQNISFGTIYDMLSTKPVLNKLTTYTTLMSVSDNKLEAYLRICPDPCMPW